In the Quercus lobata isolate SW786 chromosome 5, ValleyOak3.0 Primary Assembly, whole genome shotgun sequence genome, one interval contains:
- the LOC115988870 gene encoding uncharacterized protein LOC115988870 — translation MEDLSRDWSKFSLSERENTDFALPRTQKARTFVVAAKFLTSRFLVLEVVVRTFKQIWRSQNGFKIRHIGNHIVLFVFDNIQDVERILQNQPWTFDKHLVVLKRYEEGSQGEGNYSRKW, via the exons ATGGAAGATTTATCTAGAGATTGGAGCAAGTTTTCGCTCTCAGAGAGGGAAAATACAGACTTTGCTCTTCCACGAACCCAGAAGGCCAGAACGTTCGTTGTTGCAGCAAAGTTTCTTACATCTCGCTTCCTAGTTTTGGAGGTGGTGGTACGCACCTTCAAGCAGATATGGAGGTCGCAAAATGGCTTCAAGATTCGCCACATTGGCAATCATATAGTTCTATTTGTCTTCGATAATATCCAAGATGTGGAAAGGATCCTTCAAAATCAGCCTTGGACTTTTGACAAACACCTTGTGGTCCTGAAACGATATGAGGAAGGCTCACAG GGGGAGGGTAATTACTCTAGAAAATGGTGA
- the LOC115988869 gene encoding glutathione S-transferase L3-like produces the protein MAAAIVNEHLPTPLTATSEQPPLFDGTTRLYIAYTCPFAQRVWIFRNYKGLHDKIKLFPIDLQNRPAWYKEKVYHENKVPSLEHNGKVIGESLDLIKYVDSNFEGPSLPYPNAPAKKEFAEELITYSDTFNKIVFASFKGDTVKEAAFDHLENALHKFNDGPFFLGHELSLVEIIYIPFVEKFQAFLSGVWNYDITAGRPKLTKWIEEVNKIDAYKPTKRDPKLTVEYYSAVFLAKH, from the exons atggCAGCTGC GATCGTGAACGAGCATCTTCCCACACCTTTGACTGCCACTTCTGAACAACCTCCTCTCTTTGATGGAACCACAAG GTTGTACATCGCTTATACATGCCCATTTGCACAGCGTGTGTGGATCTTCAGGAACTATAAG GGATTACATGACAAGATAAAATTATTTCCAATTGACCTTCAGAACAGGCCTGCTTGGTACAAAGAGAAAGTCTACCATGAAAACAAG GTACCCTCCTTGGAACACAATGGCAAAGTCATTGGGGAGAGCCTTGATTTGATTAAATATGTAGACAGCAACTTTGAAGGGCCTTCTCTTCCCTACCCCAAT GCTCCTGCTAAAAAAGAGTTTGCTGAAGAACTGATAACCTACAGTGATACCTTCAACAAGATAGTGTTCGCATCATTCAAAGGAGACACAGTCAAAGAAGCCG CTTTTGACCACCTAGAGAATGCTCTTCATAAATTTAATGATGGGCCTTTCTTCCTTGGCCATGAGCTCAGTTTG GTGGAGATAATTTACATCCCGTTTGTTGAAAAATTCCAAGCCTTCCTTTCAGGAGTGTGGAATTACGACATCACTGCAGGAAGGCCTAAACTTACTAAGTGGATTGag GAGGTGAACAAAATTGATGCTTATAAGCCAACAAAGAGGGATCCCAAACTGACCGTTGAATATTACAGTGCCGTCTTTTTG gCTAAGCACTGA